A genomic region of Pseudomonas abietaniphila contains the following coding sequences:
- the hmgA gene encoding homogentisate 1,2-dioxygenase produces the protein MFTAPASEALRYQSGFGNQFSSEAVPGGLPVGQNSPQRHPLGLYAEQFSGTAFTVPRAEARRTWLYRIQPSAAHPQYQRLARQITGQQQGPITPNRLRWNAFDVPTEPTDFVDGLIALASTSAADQADGVSVYVYAANRSMQRAFFNADGEWLIVPQQGRLRIVTELGLLDIEPQEIAVMPRGLKFSVQLLDGNARGYICENHGSALRLPDLGPIGSNGLANPRDFQAPVAHFENSEQPTELVQKFLGELWSTQLDHTPFDVVAWHGNNVPYKYDLRLFNTLGTVSYDHPDPSIFTVLTSPGAVHGQANVDFVIFPPRWMVAENTFRPPWFHRNLMNEFMGLIDGAYDAKAEGFMPGGASLHNCMSAHGPDNATAEKAMAVDLKPHKIEQTMAFMFETGKVLRPSRHALECPQLQSDYDACWNGIARTFKPFDTDSQR, from the coding sequence ATGTTCACAGCACCTGCATCCGAGGCTTTGAGGTATCAATCCGGCTTCGGCAATCAATTCAGCAGCGAGGCCGTGCCGGGCGGTTTGCCGGTGGGACAGAACTCGCCGCAACGCCATCCCCTCGGTCTCTACGCCGAACAATTCTCGGGCACTGCGTTCACCGTCCCCCGCGCCGAAGCCCGGCGTACCTGGCTGTACCGCATCCAGCCCTCGGCCGCGCACCCTCAGTACCAACGTCTGGCACGGCAGATCACCGGCCAGCAGCAAGGTCCGATCACCCCCAATCGCCTGCGCTGGAATGCGTTTGACGTACCCACAGAACCCACCGATTTCGTCGACGGCCTGATCGCCCTGGCGAGCACGTCGGCGGCGGATCAGGCCGACGGCGTCAGCGTGTATGTCTACGCCGCCAACCGCTCCATGCAGCGCGCGTTCTTCAATGCCGATGGCGAATGGTTGATCGTTCCGCAGCAGGGTCGCTTGCGCATTGTCACCGAGCTCGGCCTGCTGGACATCGAGCCTCAGGAAATCGCGGTGATGCCCCGTGGCCTGAAGTTCAGCGTGCAGCTGCTCGACGGCAACGCGCGCGGTTACATCTGCGAGAACCACGGCTCTGCCTTGCGCCTGCCAGACCTCGGGCCGATTGGCAGCAACGGGCTGGCCAATCCCCGCGACTTTCAGGCGCCGGTTGCGCACTTCGAGAACAGCGAGCAACCCACCGAACTGGTGCAGAAGTTCCTTGGCGAACTGTGGAGCACGCAACTCGACCACACGCCTTTCGACGTCGTGGCCTGGCACGGCAACAACGTGCCGTACAAATATGACCTGCGCCTGTTCAACACCCTGGGCACGGTCAGTTACGACCATCCCGACCCGTCGATCTTCACGGTGCTGACCTCGCCCGGCGCGGTTCACGGGCAAGCCAACGTCGACTTCGTGATCTTCCCGCCACGCTGGATGGTGGCGGAAAACACCTTCCGTCCGCCGTGGTTCCACCGCAACCTGATGAACGAGTTCATGGGCCTCATCGACGGCGCCTACGACGCCAAGGCCGAGGGTTTCATGCCCGGCGGTGCCTCGTTGCACAACTGCATGAGTGCCCACGGTCCGGACAACGCCACGGCCGAGAAGGCCATGGCGGTGGACCTCAAACCGCACAAGATCGAACAGACCATGGCGTTCATGTTCGAGACCGGAAAGGTCCTGCGGCCCAGCCGTCATGCGCTGGAATGCCCACAATTGCAAAGCGACTACGATGCCTGCTGGAACGGCATCGCCAGAACGTTCAAACCCTTCGATACGGACAGCCAACGATGA
- a CDS encoding GlxA family transcriptional regulator, with translation MSDQPRPIHILAFPNVQLLDVSGPLQVFASANVQMLENNLPAPYSPIVIAKQEGSVVSSAGLGLHTHPLPDTASDTLIIAGGRGVHTALLDQGLLHWVRAQAASARRVASVCTGAFMLAEAGVLDGHRVVTHWDSCDELARRYPALQVDPEPIFINEEALWTSAGVTAGIDLALAMVEADLGRNIALAVARDLVVFLKRPGGQSQFSTALSMQQATRGQDSRFGDLHAWILDNLASDLSVATLAAQVGMSERSFVRHYRAHTGNTPARAIEQLRVEAARRLLGDSALPIKRIADRCGFGTEETLRRSFLRAVSVTPQAYRERFSAG, from the coding sequence ATGTCCGACCAGCCCAGACCCATCCACATTCTGGCGTTCCCCAACGTGCAATTGCTCGACGTCAGCGGCCCGTTGCAAGTCTTCGCGTCAGCGAACGTGCAGATGCTGGAGAACAATCTGCCAGCGCCTTACTCACCCATCGTTATCGCCAAACAGGAAGGCAGCGTGGTCTCGTCGGCGGGCCTGGGTCTGCACACCCATCCATTGCCGGATACAGCGTCGGATACGTTGATCATCGCCGGCGGCCGGGGCGTACACACCGCGTTGCTCGATCAAGGTTTGCTGCACTGGGTGCGTGCACAGGCCGCGAGCGCGAGACGGGTGGCATCGGTCTGCACGGGCGCGTTCATGCTGGCCGAAGCGGGTGTGCTCGACGGGCATCGGGTGGTGACCCACTGGGACAGCTGCGACGAACTGGCCCGGCGTTATCCAGCACTGCAGGTCGATCCGGAACCGATCTTCATCAACGAGGAAGCGCTGTGGACCTCGGCCGGTGTCACGGCCGGTATCGACCTGGCGCTGGCGATGGTCGAAGCCGACCTTGGCCGAAACATCGCCCTCGCCGTGGCGCGCGACCTGGTGGTGTTTCTCAAGCGGCCCGGTGGCCAGTCCCAGTTCAGCACCGCGCTGTCGATGCAACAGGCCACGCGTGGACAGGACAGCCGCTTTGGCGACCTTCACGCCTGGATTCTCGACAACCTTGCAAGCGACCTTTCCGTTGCGACCCTCGCCGCTCAGGTGGGTATGAGCGAGCGTAGCTTCGTCCGGCATTACCGCGCGCATACGGGAAACACGCCAGCACGCGCCATCGAACAGTTACGCGTTGAAGCCGCCCGGCGCTTGTTGGGCGACAGTGCGTTACCGATCAAACGGATCGCCGACCGGTGCGGCTTTGGCACGGAAGAGACGCTGCGCCGAAGCTTTCTGCGCGCGGTGTCGGTGACGCCACAGGCGTACCGCGAGCGGTTCAGCGCGGGATGA
- the fahA gene encoding fumarylacetoacetase, with amino-acid sequence MSTSRHPRSWVTSANDHPDFPLQNLPFGVFSRPGLGKRGGVAIGDFIFDLQIALESGLFSGAAQVAAEGASRGQFNEFFALGAASRQALRTRLLQLLDEHSPQRAQLQALGDLLQPMSDCQMHLPAQVGDYTDFYVGIHHAMNVGKLFRPDNPLLPNYKYVPIAYHGRASTLCVSGTPVKRPQGQTLAPGAEVPAFGPSKRLDYELEVGVWMGQGNEAGEPIPIAQASQHIAGFCLLNDWSARDLQAWEYQPLGPFLSKSFATSISPWVVTAEALAPFRSAQPARPEGDPKPLDYLFDEQDQRQGALDIELEVLLLTAHMKQQGLAPQRLALSNTLNMYWTVAQMVTHHSVNGCKLQPGDLFGTGTLSGPHAGQFGSLLEMTEGGKQAIELASGETRTFLQAGDEVILKARCRKDGEVSIGFGECRGVVVG; translated from the coding sequence ATGAGCACTTCCCGACACCCGCGCAGCTGGGTGACCAGCGCCAACGACCACCCTGATTTCCCGCTGCAGAACCTGCCATTTGGCGTGTTCAGCCGTCCGGGCCTTGGCAAACGTGGCGGGGTGGCCATCGGTGACTTCATTTTCGATCTGCAGATTGCACTGGAGTCAGGATTGTTCAGTGGCGCCGCGCAAGTCGCCGCAGAGGGCGCCAGTCGTGGTCAGTTCAATGAGTTTTTCGCGCTGGGCGCTGCTTCTCGCCAGGCTTTGCGTACCCGCTTGCTGCAGTTGCTGGATGAACACAGCCCGCAGCGCGCGCAACTGCAGGCACTCGGCGACCTGTTGCAACCGATGAGCGACTGCCAGATGCACCTCCCGGCGCAGGTCGGCGATTACACCGATTTCTACGTCGGCATCCATCACGCGATGAACGTCGGCAAGCTGTTCCGTCCTGATAACCCGCTGCTGCCCAATTACAAGTACGTGCCCATTGCCTACCACGGCCGGGCATCGACGCTGTGCGTGTCGGGGACACCGGTCAAACGTCCCCAGGGTCAGACACTCGCACCGGGCGCCGAAGTGCCGGCGTTCGGTCCTAGCAAGCGGCTTGATTACGAGCTGGAAGTGGGCGTCTGGATGGGGCAGGGCAACGAAGCGGGCGAGCCGATTCCGATCGCGCAGGCCAGTCAACACATTGCCGGCTTCTGTCTGCTTAACGACTGGTCGGCGCGCGATCTGCAAGCCTGGGAATACCAGCCGTTAGGGCCCTTTTTGTCGAAGAGCTTCGCCACCAGCATTTCACCGTGGGTGGTGACCGCTGAGGCGTTGGCACCGTTCCGCAGCGCACAACCCGCGCGGCCGGAAGGTGACCCAAAACCGCTGGATTACCTGTTCGATGAACAGGATCAACGGCAGGGTGCACTGGACATCGAGCTGGAAGTGTTGCTGCTCACCGCGCACATGAAACAGCAAGGTCTTGCCCCACAACGACTGGCGCTGAGCAATACGCTGAACATGTACTGGACCGTGGCGCAGATGGTCACCCATCACAGCGTCAATGGCTGCAAATTGCAGCCGGGCGACCTGTTCGGCACCGGCACATTGTCCGGTCCGCACGCCGGGCAATTTGGCAGTTTGCTGGAGATGACCGAGGGGGGAAAACAGGCCATTGAACTGGCAAGCGGCGAGACGCGCACCTTTCTGCAAGCCGGCGACGAAGTGATCCTCAAAGCGCGCTGCCGCAAGGATGGCGAGGTGAGTATCGGCTTTGGTGAATGCCGTGGGGTGGTGGTGGGTTAA
- a CDS encoding DJ-1/PfpI family protein, whose amino-acid sequence MTLHIGLLVFPKVQQLDLTGPYDVFATMPGVTVHLVWKNLDPLQSSSNLTLTPTCTFDDSPDFDVICVPGGVGVDALMEDAETLAFIRQQAANAQYVTSVCTGALVLGAAGLLEGKRATTHWASHGLLEKFGAIPVQERVVRDGNLMTGGGVTAGIDFALTLISEIFDADTSQTIQLQLEYAPAPPFDAGRPDTAPARVLAIATERATPGLVARRQIVERVTAGRR is encoded by the coding sequence ATGACTCTGCATATCGGTTTGCTGGTATTTCCCAAGGTTCAGCAACTGGACCTGACCGGTCCCTACGACGTTTTCGCCACCATGCCTGGTGTCACGGTGCATCTGGTCTGGAAAAACCTCGACCCTCTGCAGTCCAGCAGCAACCTGACATTGACGCCGACCTGCACGTTCGACGACAGCCCTGACTTCGACGTGATCTGTGTGCCGGGTGGCGTCGGCGTGGACGCCCTGATGGAAGACGCCGAAACGCTGGCCTTCATCCGGCAGCAGGCCGCGAATGCCCAGTACGTGACGTCGGTCTGTACCGGCGCGTTGGTCCTTGGCGCTGCGGGGTTGCTGGAAGGCAAGCGCGCAACGACTCACTGGGCGTCCCATGGTTTGCTGGAAAAGTTCGGGGCGATCCCGGTCCAGGAACGGGTCGTTCGCGACGGTAACCTGATGACCGGCGGCGGCGTGACCGCGGGCATTGATTTCGCCTTGACGTTGATCAGCGAAATCTTCGACGCAGACACATCCCAGACCATTCAACTGCAGCTGGAATACGCCCCCGCGCCACCGTTCGATGCCGGTCGCCCGGATACAGCGCCTGCCCGCGTGCTGGCGATTGCCACGGAGCGGGCAACGCCGGGATTGGTGGCACGTCGGCAGATTGTCGAGCGGGTGACAGCGGGCCGTCGTTAA
- a CDS encoding MurR/RpiR family transcriptional regulator, which yields MDILYQIRARQDSFSAGEGRIARLILSDVAFCASASLDELAARAEVSSATLSRFARSIGCKDLRDLRLQLAQASGVGTRFLNPEQAPEQSAFFTQIVGDIESTLRQHLAGFDDARFKAAVALLTPARMIHSFGMGGCSSLCSEELQTRLVRLGYPIAASRDPVMMRLIAATLGPDHSLIVCSLSGRTPELLDAVTLARSYGAKTVAITLPDSPLAGLADVVLPLQIAETNFIYKPTAARYGMLLTIDVLATELALIAPDDNQERLRRIKLALDDYRGGDDGLPLGD from the coding sequence GTGGACATCCTTTACCAGATCCGCGCTCGCCAGGATTCGTTCAGCGCGGGTGAAGGCCGCATCGCCCGACTGATTCTCAGCGACGTTGCGTTCTGCGCCAGCGCCAGCCTCGACGAGCTGGCCGCGCGCGCCGAGGTCAGCAGCGCCACGCTATCGCGGTTCGCCCGCTCGATTGGCTGCAAGGATCTGCGGGATTTGCGCCTGCAATTGGCGCAAGCCAGCGGCGTTGGCACACGTTTTCTCAATCCGGAACAAGCGCCCGAGCAATCGGCATTTTTCACCCAGATCGTCGGCGATATCGAGTCGACGCTGCGCCAGCATCTGGCCGGGTTCGACGACGCGCGCTTCAAGGCGGCCGTCGCCCTGCTGACCCCGGCACGCATGATTCACAGCTTTGGCATGGGCGGCTGTTCCAGTCTGTGCAGCGAAGAATTGCAGACCCGCCTGGTGCGCCTCGGCTACCCCATCGCTGCCAGCCGCGATCCGGTGATGATGCGCCTGATCGCCGCCACCCTCGGTCCGGATCACAGCCTGATTGTCTGTTCATTGAGCGGTCGCACGCCCGAGCTGCTCGATGCCGTGACCCTGGCGCGCAGTTACGGCGCGAAGACCGTGGCGATCACCCTGCCCGACTCTCCGCTGGCCGGCCTCGCCGACGTGGTGCTGCCGTTGCAGATCGCCGAAACCAATTTCATCTATAAACCCACGGCAGCGCGCTACGGCATGCTGCTGACCATCGACGTGCTCGCCACCGAGCTTGCGCTGATCGCCCCGGATGACAATCAGGAGCGGCTGCGGCGCATCAAGCTGGCCCTCGATGATTACCGCGGCGGCGACGACGGCCTGCCGCTTGGAGACTGA
- a CDS encoding gluconate:H+ symporter: MPPSTGLSLLVYAAIAIIALIVLIARFRLNPFVVITLVSVGLALVAGMPATSVVSSYEGGVGKTLGHIALVVALGTMLGKMMAESGGAEQVARTLIDRFGERNAHWAMVCIAFLVGLPLFFEVGFVLLVPIAFTVARRVGVSILMVGLPMVAGLSVVHALVPPHPAAMLAVQAYQASVGQTLFYAILIGIPTAIIAGPLYAKFIVPHIQLPDENPLAKQFLDREPRKQLPGFAITMTTILLPVLLMLLGGWANLISTPGSAFNSFLLFIGNSVIALLLATLLSFWTLGIAQGFNRDAILKFTQECLAPTASITLLVGAGGGLNRILVDSGVTNEIVSLAQDFHLSPLLMGWLFAALMRVATGSATVAMTTASGIVAPVAMGLGYPHPELLVLATGAGSVIFSHVNDGGFWLIKEYFNMTVAQTFKTWTVLETLISVIAFIFTLGLAQVI, translated from the coding sequence ATGCCACCGTCTACCGGTCTTTCTCTTCTGGTCTACGCCGCCATCGCGATCATCGCCCTGATCGTCCTGATTGCGCGTTTTCGCCTTAACCCGTTCGTCGTCATCACCCTCGTTTCAGTGGGCCTGGCCCTGGTGGCCGGAATGCCTGCCACCTCGGTGGTCAGTTCCTATGAAGGTGGCGTCGGCAAGACACTGGGGCACATCGCGCTGGTCGTGGCGTTGGGCACCATGCTCGGCAAAATGATGGCCGAGTCCGGCGGCGCCGAGCAGGTGGCGCGCACGCTGATCGACCGCTTCGGCGAGCGCAACGCCCACTGGGCGATGGTCTGCATCGCGTTCCTGGTGGGACTGCCGCTGTTTTTCGAAGTCGGCTTCGTTCTCCTCGTGCCCATCGCCTTTACGGTCGCGCGCCGGGTGGGTGTCTCGATCCTCATGGTCGGCCTGCCGATGGTCGCCGGTTTGTCGGTAGTGCACGCACTGGTTCCGCCGCACCCTGCGGCGATGCTGGCAGTGCAGGCCTATCAGGCTTCAGTCGGTCAGACGCTGTTCTACGCCATCCTCATCGGGATTCCGACCGCGATCATTGCCGGTCCGCTCTACGCGAAGTTCATCGTGCCGCACATTCAGCTGCCCGACGAAAACCCGCTGGCCAAGCAGTTTCTGGACCGCGAGCCGCGCAAGCAATTGCCGGGCTTCGCCATCACCATGACCACCATCCTGCTGCCGGTGTTGCTGATGCTGCTCGGTGGCTGGGCCAACTTGATCTCCACGCCTGGCAGCGCGTTCAACAGCTTCCTGTTGTTTATCGGCAATTCGGTGATCGCCCTGTTGCTGGCGACCTTGCTAAGCTTCTGGACCTTGGGCATCGCACAGGGCTTCAACCGTGACGCGATCCTCAAATTCACCCAGGAATGCCTCGCACCAACGGCGAGCATCACCTTGCTGGTCGGCGCGGGCGGTGGCTTGAACCGGATTCTGGTGGACAGTGGCGTGACCAACGAGATCGTCAGCCTGGCCCAGGACTTCCACCTGTCGCCGCTGCTGATGGGCTGGCTGTTCGCCGCATTGATGCGCGTGGCGACGGGTTCGGCGACCGTGGCCATGACCACCGCTTCAGGCATCGTTGCCCCTGTCGCGATGGGGCTGGGCTATCCGCATCCGGAACTGCTGGTGCTGGCCACCGGCGCGGGCTCGGTGATCTTTTCTCACGTCAACGACGGCGGCTTCTGGCTGATCAAGGAATACTTCAACATGACCGTGGCGCAAACCTTCAAGACCTGGACCGTGCTGGAAACGCTGATTTCCGTCATCGCGTTCATCTTCACCCTCGGCCTGGCCCAGGTGATCTGA
- a CDS encoding N-acyl-D-amino-acid deacylase family protein has translation MLYDLIIRDALVIDGSDTPGYRADVALRDGRIQRIGDLNGVSAKEDINAAGRVLAPGFIDVHTHDDTVVIRHPDMLPKITQGVTTVIVGNCGISASPVTLAGDPPDPMNLLGPAKAFAYPRFMDYRNAVDKARPAVNVAALVGHTALRSNHLNDLFRTATPDEISAMRNQLRESLQDGALGLSTGLAYASAYSADTDEVKQLAEELTDFGAVYTTHLRSEFEPVLEAMDEAFAIGRHARSPVVISHLKCAGAGNWGRSPQLLASLEKAALTHPVGCDCYPYAASSSTLDLKQVTDAHRITITWSTPHPDQGGRDLTEIAADWNLSLEDAARRLQPAGAVYYGMDEQDVQRIMKHPLSMIGSDGLPEDPFPHPRLWGAFPRVLGHFSRDVGLFPLHTAVHKMTGLTATRFGLHERGFVREGYWADLVLFNAETVRDVADFKEPKRAAEGIDGVWVNGQLSYAGGKPQGERQGRFLPREGSLVSGFN, from the coding sequence ATGCTTTACGACCTGATCATTCGCGACGCGCTGGTGATCGACGGCAGCGACACCCCGGGCTACCGCGCCGACGTGGCCCTGCGCGACGGGCGCATTCAGCGCATCGGCGACCTGAACGGCGTCTCGGCCAAGGAAGACATCAACGCCGCCGGTCGGGTGTTGGCGCCAGGATTCATCGACGTACACACCCACGACGACACGGTGGTCATTCGTCACCCGGACATGCTGCCGAAGATCACTCAAGGTGTGACCACGGTGATCGTCGGCAACTGCGGGATCAGCGCCTCGCCGGTCACCCTGGCCGGTGATCCGCCTGACCCGATGAACCTTCTGGGTCCTGCCAAAGCCTTTGCCTATCCGCGTTTCATGGACTATCGCAACGCCGTGGACAAGGCGCGTCCGGCGGTCAACGTCGCGGCCCTGGTCGGCCACACGGCGTTACGCAGCAACCACCTGAACGACCTGTTCCGCACGGCCACGCCCGACGAGATCAGCGCCATGCGCAACCAGCTGCGCGAGAGCCTGCAAGACGGCGCACTGGGGCTTTCCACCGGACTTGCCTACGCCTCGGCCTACTCGGCCGACACGGACGAGGTCAAGCAACTGGCCGAGGAACTCACCGACTTCGGCGCGGTGTACACCACGCACCTGCGCAGTGAGTTTGAGCCGGTGCTGGAAGCGATGGACGAGGCGTTCGCGATCGGCCGTCATGCCCGGTCGCCGGTGGTGATCTCCCACCTTAAATGCGCCGGCGCCGGCAACTGGGGTCGCAGTCCGCAATTATTGGCATCTCTGGAAAAGGCGGCGCTGACGCATCCCGTTGGCTGCGACTGTTATCCCTATGCCGCCAGTTCCTCGACGCTGGATTTGAAGCAGGTCACCGACGCCCACCGCATCACCATCACCTGGTCGACGCCGCACCCGGATCAGGGCGGCCGTGATCTGACCGAGATCGCCGCCGACTGGAATCTGTCGCTGGAGGACGCCGCCCGCAGGCTGCAACCGGCCGGTGCGGTGTATTACGGCATGGACGAGCAGGACGTGCAGCGCATCATGAAACACCCGCTGTCGATGATCGGTTCGGACGGCCTGCCGGAAGACCCGTTCCCGCACCCACGCCTGTGGGGCGCCTTCCCACGCGTGCTGGGGCATTTCAGTCGCGACGTGGGACTGTTCCCGTTGCACACCGCCGTGCACAAGATGACGGGCCTGACCGCCACCCGCTTTGGCCTGCATGAGCGCGGGTTCGTGCGTGAGGGTTATTGGGCGGATCTGGTGCTGTTCAACGCCGAGACAGTTCGTGATGTCGCCGATTTCAAAGAACCGAAGCGCGCCGCCGAAGGCATCGATGGGGTGTGGGTCAATGGGCAGTTGAGTTATGCCGGCGGCAAACCGCAGGGTGAAAGACAAGGCAGGTTCCTGCCTCGTGAAGGTTCGTTGGTTTCAGGATTCAATTGA
- a CDS encoding TetR/AcrR family transcriptional regulator, whose product MTAPLRLTDRKREAIVMAAIAEFRDNGFEVTSMDRIAARAEVSKRTVYNHFPSKEELFAEMLQRLWASATAQPEAIYRPALPLRDQLRDLLDAKMKTLGDSNFIDLARVAIGATIHSPERAQAWVNRLNEREETFTVWVRGAQQDGRLKAVEPGFAASQIHALLKAFAFWPQVTLNKPLLTPEEQVSVVESALDLFLCWYEIPAACSQA is encoded by the coding sequence ATGACTGCTCCCCTGCGACTGACCGACCGAAAACGTGAAGCCATTGTGATGGCGGCGATTGCCGAATTCCGCGACAACGGTTTCGAGGTCACCAGCATGGACCGCATCGCGGCACGGGCCGAAGTCTCCAAGCGCACGGTGTACAACCATTTCCCGAGCAAGGAAGAGCTATTTGCCGAGATGCTTCAGCGCCTGTGGGCCAGCGCCACCGCACAGCCCGAAGCGATCTACCGCCCCGCCCTGCCGTTGCGCGACCAGTTGCGCGACTTGCTCGACGCCAAGATGAAGACCCTCGGCGACAGCAATTTCATCGACCTGGCGCGCGTCGCCATCGGCGCGACCATTCACTCCCCGGAGCGCGCTCAGGCGTGGGTCAACCGTCTGAACGAGCGAGAGGAGACGTTCACGGTCTGGGTCCGCGGCGCCCAGCAGGACGGCCGCCTCAAGGCCGTCGAACCCGGTTTTGCCGCGTCACAGATTCACGCGCTGCTCAAGGCCTTCGCCTTCTGGCCGCAAGTCACCCTCAATAAACCGCTGCTGACACCCGAAGAGCAGGTGTCTGTGGTGGAATCGGCACTGGACCTGTTCTTGTGCTGGTACGAAATCCCCGCCGCGTGCTCGCAGGCTTAA